A single region of the Microlunatus panaciterrae genome encodes:
- the dnaE gene encoding DNA polymerase III subunit alpha, whose translation MADTSAAAGKSDSFVHLHVHSEYSMLDGAARVSDLFKGCEEMGMPAVAVTDHGNLFGAYEFYKNSKDSSVKPIIGLEAYVTPKTHRSERKRVRWGDGGGDDVSGGGAFTHMTLLSESTEGMHNLFRLGSRASLEGYFYKPRMDRELLSEYSKGLIATTGCPSGEVQTYLRLGKYDEAVKSAAEFRDMFGADNYFVELMDHGLTIENRVRKDLLRIAKDLNLPLVATNDLHYAHRDDAANHEVLLCVQSGSTMADANRFKFDGDSYYLKSPAEMRALFAELPEACDNTLAIAERCNIEFTEGIGTYMPRYPCPPGENEESWFVKEVEKGLRFRYPRGVPDEARRRAAFETEVIISMGFPGYFLVVADFITWAKENGIRVGPGRGSGAGSIAAYAMRITDLDPIEHGLLFERFLNPDRVSMPDFDIDFDERRRGEVIRYVSDKYGDDRVSMIVTYGTIKAKQAVKDASRVLGYPYAMGDRITKAMPPAVMGKDVPLSKIFDASHDRYGEGGEFRALYNSDPDVKSVVDTAAGLEGLKRSSGVHAAGVIMSSEPLLDIIPIMKREQDGAIITQFDYPTCESLGLIKMDFLGLRNLTVLDDAVANITLNRGKQIVLEELALDDAPTYELLARGDTLGVFQLDGGPMRSLLRSMRPDSFADISAVLALYRPGPMGADSHNKYARRKTGREEVTPIHPELAEPLEEILGETYGLIVYQEQVMAIAQQLAGYSLGQADLLRRAMGKKKKSELDKQFANFSAGMAERGYSKAAMQTLWDILLPFSDYAFNKSHTAAYGLVSYWTAYLKANYTCEFMAALLTSVQDDKDKIAIYLAECRRMGIKVLPPDVNESAANFTPVGSDIRFGLTAIRNVGSNVVDGIVAAREEHGKAANFHGFLDQVPLVVCNKRVIESLIKAGAFESMGHTRKALMTVYESAVDAVLDLKRNEAHGQDDLFGSFGDESGPLMSGTVPDIADWDKPTKLAFEREMLGLYVSDHPLQGLEHILLAERDLGIGQLISDDGPREGMVNIAGMITQVTRKTTKRGDIWAIITVEDLEASVDVLMFPKVYDLVSTVLATDTVVRVKGRIQVKEDAVELHGQELTLPDTSDPTSTGPVVISLPAVRCTPPVVEQLRVVLAAHPGMTEVRLRLQSSSKTTVMKLDHGLRVTPSQPLMADLKALLGPSCLAS comes from the coding sequence ATGGCTGACACGAGTGCCGCGGCTGGGAAGAGCGACTCGTTCGTCCATCTGCACGTCCACTCCGAATACTCCATGCTGGATGGCGCGGCGCGGGTCTCGGACCTCTTCAAGGGCTGCGAAGAGATGGGTATGCCGGCCGTCGCCGTCACCGACCACGGCAACCTCTTCGGCGCCTACGAGTTCTACAAGAACTCCAAGGACAGCTCGGTCAAGCCGATCATCGGTCTTGAGGCGTACGTCACGCCCAAGACGCACCGCTCCGAACGGAAGCGGGTGCGCTGGGGCGACGGTGGCGGTGACGACGTCTCCGGCGGTGGCGCCTTCACCCACATGACCCTGCTGTCGGAGAGCACCGAGGGCATGCACAACCTGTTCCGGCTGGGCTCGCGGGCCTCGCTGGAGGGCTACTTCTACAAGCCGCGGATGGACCGCGAGCTGCTCTCCGAATACTCCAAGGGCCTGATCGCCACCACCGGGTGCCCCTCAGGCGAGGTACAGACCTACCTGCGGTTGGGCAAGTACGACGAGGCGGTCAAGAGCGCAGCCGAGTTCCGCGACATGTTCGGCGCCGACAACTACTTCGTCGAGCTGATGGACCACGGCCTGACCATCGAGAACCGGGTCCGCAAGGACCTGTTGCGGATCGCCAAGGACCTCAACCTGCCGCTGGTGGCCACCAACGACCTGCACTACGCCCACCGGGACGACGCCGCCAACCACGAGGTGCTGCTCTGCGTCCAGTCGGGCTCGACCATGGCCGACGCCAACCGGTTCAAGTTCGACGGTGACTCCTACTACCTGAAGAGCCCGGCCGAGATGCGGGCGCTGTTCGCCGAGCTGCCGGAGGCCTGCGACAACACGCTGGCCATCGCCGAACGCTGCAACATCGAGTTCACCGAGGGCATCGGCACCTACATGCCGCGGTACCCGTGTCCGCCCGGGGAGAACGAGGAGTCCTGGTTCGTCAAGGAGGTCGAGAAGGGGCTCCGGTTCCGCTATCCCCGGGGTGTCCCGGACGAGGCCCGCCGTCGAGCGGCGTTCGAGACCGAAGTGATCATCTCGATGGGCTTCCCCGGCTACTTCCTGGTGGTGGCCGACTTCATCACCTGGGCCAAGGAGAACGGCATCCGGGTCGGACCTGGCCGTGGCTCCGGGGCCGGCTCGATCGCCGCCTACGCGATGCGCATCACCGACCTGGACCCGATCGAGCACGGCCTGCTGTTCGAGCGCTTCCTCAACCCCGACCGGGTGTCGATGCCGGACTTCGACATCGACTTCGACGAGCGTCGTCGCGGTGAGGTGATCCGCTACGTCTCGGACAAGTACGGTGACGACCGCGTCTCCATGATCGTCACCTACGGCACCATCAAGGCCAAGCAGGCCGTCAAGGACGCCTCACGGGTGCTGGGCTACCCGTACGCGATGGGGGACCGGATCACCAAGGCGATGCCACCTGCGGTGATGGGCAAGGACGTGCCGCTGTCGAAGATCTTCGACGCCAGCCATGACCGGTACGGCGAGGGCGGCGAGTTCCGGGCGCTCTACAACAGCGACCCGGACGTCAAGTCGGTCGTCGACACGGCTGCCGGGCTGGAGGGCCTGAAACGCAGCTCCGGCGTGCACGCGGCCGGGGTGATCATGTCCAGCGAGCCGCTGCTGGACATCATCCCGATCATGAAGCGCGAGCAGGACGGCGCGATCATCACCCAGTTCGACTACCCGACCTGCGAGTCGCTCGGGCTGATCAAGATGGACTTCCTCGGCCTGCGCAACCTGACCGTCCTCGACGACGCGGTCGCCAACATCACGCTCAACCGGGGCAAGCAGATCGTACTGGAGGAGCTCGCCCTCGACGACGCGCCGACCTATGAGCTGCTGGCCCGGGGCGACACCCTGGGCGTCTTCCAGCTGGACGGCGGCCCGATGCGCTCGCTGCTGCGCAGCATGCGTCCAGACAGCTTCGCCGACATCTCCGCCGTGCTGGCGCTCTATCGCCCGGGCCCGATGGGTGCCGACTCGCACAACAAGTACGCCCGGCGCAAGACCGGCCGTGAGGAGGTCACCCCGATCCACCCGGAGCTGGCCGAGCCGCTGGAGGAGATCCTGGGCGAGACCTACGGGCTGATCGTGTACCAGGAGCAGGTGATGGCGATCGCCCAGCAGCTGGCCGGCTACTCGTTGGGCCAGGCCGACCTGCTGCGCCGGGCGATGGGCAAGAAGAAGAAGTCCGAGCTGGATAAGCAGTTCGCGAACTTCTCCGCCGGGATGGCCGAGCGCGGCTACTCCAAGGCCGCCATGCAGACGCTGTGGGACATCCTGCTGCCGTTCTCCGACTACGCCTTCAACAAGTCCCACACCGCCGCGTACGGTCTGGTGTCGTACTGGACGGCGTACCTGAAGGCCAACTACACCTGCGAGTTCATGGCCGCCCTGCTGACCTCGGTGCAGGACGACAAGGACAAGATCGCCATCTACCTGGCCGAGTGCCGCCGGATGGGTATCAAGGTGCTGCCGCCGGACGTGAACGAGTCCGCCGCCAACTTCACCCCCGTCGGCAGCGACATCCGCTTCGGCCTGACGGCGATCCGCAACGTCGGCTCCAACGTGGTCGACGGCATCGTCGCCGCCCGGGAGGAGCACGGCAAGGCGGCCAACTTCCACGGCTTCCTGGACCAGGTGCCACTGGTGGTCTGCAACAAGCGGGTGATCGAGTCGCTGATCAAGGCCGGGGCGTTCGAGTCGATGGGGCACACCCGCAAGGCCCTGATGACCGTGTACGAGTCGGCGGTGGATGCCGTGCTCGACCTCAAGCGCAACGAGGCGCACGGGCAGGACGACCTGTTCGGCAGCTTCGGCGACGAATCGGGTCCGCTGATGTCGGGCACCGTCCCGGACATCGCCGACTGGGACAAGCCGACCAAGCTGGCCTTCGAGCGCGAGATGCTGGGGCTCTACGTCAGCGACCACCCGCTGCAGGGCCTGGAGCACATCCTGCTCGCCGAGCGCGACCTCGGCATCGGCCAGCTGATCTCCGACGACGGACCCCGCGAGGGCATGGTCAATATCGCCGGGATGATCACCCAGGTCACCCGCAAGACCACCAAGCGGGGCGACATCTGGGCCATCATCACCGTCGAGGACCTGGAGGCCTCCGTCGACGTCCTGATGTTCCCCAAGGTCTACGACCTGGTGTCGACGGTGCTGGCCACCGACACGGTGGTCCGGGTGAAGGGCCGGATCCAGGTGAAGGAGGACGCCGTCGAGCTGCACGGCCAGGAGCTGACGCTGCCTGACACCAGCGACCCGACCTCGACCGGCCCGGTGGTCATCTCGTTGCCGGCCGTGCGCTGCACGCCACCGGTGGTGGAGCAGCTGCGGGTGGTGCTGGCTGCGCATCCCGGGATGACCGAGGTGCGGCTGCGACTGCAGTCGTCGAGCAAGACGACGGTGATGAAACTGGACCACGGGCTTCGGGTCACCCCCTCTCAGCCGCTGATGGCTGACCTGAAGGCGCTGTTGGGCCCGTCGTGTCTGGCGTCCTGA
- a CDS encoding DUF1697 domain-containing protein: protein MTRYAALLRGVNVGGRKVGMPELREVAEQLGYAEVSTYINSGNLLLSSGRSATTIRTELERALNGRFGYPARVIVRDHSQLRSVLTANPYPEGNPSQVTVAFLAAGPDPEVADRMAGLATADEQFTIADTEIYVDFAGGLGRSKLAERLQQVVGVDLTVRNVRTVGKLVDLLDR from the coding sequence ATGACCCGGTATGCGGCGTTGCTGCGCGGCGTCAATGTGGGCGGCCGGAAGGTGGGGATGCCGGAGCTCAGGGAGGTCGCCGAGCAGCTCGGGTATGCCGAGGTGTCCACCTACATCAATAGTGGCAACCTGCTGCTCTCCAGCGGCCGCTCTGCCACCACCATCCGCACCGAGCTGGAGCGGGCGCTGAACGGGCGGTTCGGCTACCCGGCCCGGGTGATCGTCCGCGACCACTCCCAGCTGCGCAGCGTGCTCACGGCCAACCCTTACCCGGAGGGCAACCCGAGCCAGGTCACGGTCGCCTTCCTTGCTGCCGGTCCCGATCCCGAGGTGGCCGACCGGATGGCCGGGCTGGCCACCGCGGACGAGCAGTTCACCATCGCCGACACCGAGATCTACGTCGATTTCGCCGGCGGCCTCGGCCGGAGCAAGCTGGCCGAGAGGCTGCAACAGGTGGTCGGCGTCGACCTCACCGTCCGCAACGTCCGTACCGTCGGCAAGCTGGTCGATCTGCTGGACCGCTGA
- a CDS encoding glutamate synthase subunit beta, with product MADPRGFMTTPREVAQRRPVAERVHDWHEVYPGTPGRALLPIIGKQAGRCMDCGIPFCHTGCPLGNLIPEWNDLVWRGDWDAALDRLHATNNFPEFTGRLCPAPCETACVVGINADPVTIKNVEVTIIDKAWDERRVTPQPPEWHTGKTVAVVGSGPAGLAAAQQLTRAGHTVAVFERAEEPGGLLRFGIPEFKMEKSVLDRRIRQMKDEGTHFRCGVSVGVDVTGRQLKERYDVVVLAIGSTVGRDLPVPGRELAGIHQAMEYLPQSNRAVLGREVPNQITAKGKNVVIIGGGDTGADCLGTAIRQGAASITQLEIMPTPPDQRPGHQPWPTYPMIYRVSSAHEEGGERMYSVSTSEFTGDGQGNVASLRLSEVKFEAGRMSPVEGTEREIPADLVLLAMGFTGPETDTVVSQLGVSLDERGNIARDDSYATDVDGVFVCGDAGRGQSLIVWAIAEGRACAAGVDAYLSGSTKLPSPIRPTARQMIV from the coding sequence ATGGCTGATCCACGTGGATTCATGACCACCCCACGCGAGGTGGCGCAGCGTCGTCCCGTCGCCGAGCGGGTGCACGACTGGCACGAGGTCTACCCGGGTACCCCCGGGCGGGCGCTGCTGCCGATCATCGGCAAGCAGGCCGGTCGCTGTATGGACTGCGGCATCCCGTTCTGCCACACCGGCTGCCCGCTGGGCAACCTGATCCCGGAGTGGAACGACCTGGTCTGGCGCGGCGACTGGGACGCCGCCCTCGACCGGCTGCACGCCACCAACAACTTCCCGGAGTTCACCGGGCGGCTCTGCCCTGCTCCGTGTGAGACCGCCTGCGTGGTGGGAATCAACGCCGACCCGGTGACGATCAAGAACGTCGAGGTCACCATCATCGACAAGGCCTGGGACGAGCGACGGGTCACCCCGCAGCCGCCCGAGTGGCACACCGGCAAGACGGTGGCCGTGGTCGGGTCCGGACCGGCCGGACTGGCGGCGGCCCAGCAGCTCACCCGGGCCGGACACACGGTGGCCGTGTTCGAGCGGGCGGAGGAGCCGGGCGGCCTGCTGCGGTTCGGCATCCCCGAGTTCAAGATGGAGAAGTCGGTCCTCGACCGGCGGATCCGACAGATGAAGGACGAGGGCACCCACTTCCGCTGTGGTGTCAGTGTCGGCGTCGACGTCACCGGGCGACAGCTCAAGGAGCGCTACGACGTCGTGGTGCTGGCGATCGGCTCGACCGTCGGCCGGGACCTACCGGTGCCGGGCCGGGAGCTGGCAGGCATCCACCAGGCGATGGAGTATCTGCCGCAGTCCAACCGGGCGGTGCTCGGCCGCGAGGTGCCCAACCAGATCACCGCCAAGGGCAAGAACGTCGTCATCATCGGCGGCGGCGACACCGGCGCGGACTGCCTGGGGACGGCCATCCGGCAGGGTGCTGCCTCGATCACCCAGCTCGAGATCATGCCCACGCCGCCCGACCAGCGTCCGGGCCACCAGCCCTGGCCGACGTACCCGATGATCTATCGGGTCTCCTCCGCGCACGAGGAGGGTGGCGAGCGGATGTACTCCGTGTCCACCAGTGAGTTCACTGGTGACGGCCAGGGGAACGTGGCCTCGCTGAGGCTGTCCGAGGTCAAGTTCGAGGCCGGCCGGATGTCGCCGGTCGAGGGCACCGAGCGGGAGATCCCGGCGGACCTGGTGCTGCTGGCGATGGGCTTCACCGGCCCGGAGACCGACACCGTCGTGTCCCAGCTCGGCGTCAGCCTGGACGAGCGGGGCAACATCGCCCGCGACGACAGCTATGCCACCGACGTCGACGGCGTGTTCGTCTGCGGCGACGCCGGCCGGGGACAGTCCCTGATCGTCTGGGCCATCGCCGAGGGGCGCGCGTGCGCCGCCGGTGTGGACGCCTACCTGTCGGGCAGCACCAAGCTGCCCAGCCCGATCCGCCCCACCGCCCGGCAGATGATCGTCTGA
- the gltB gene encoding glutamate synthase large subunit, with the protein MVATLTGEPSHTIVEQGLEALRNLDHRGATGADAATGDGAGILMQIPDAFLRAHVDFELPKAGSYAVGTAFLPTDPDAAAKAKATIEQIADEENLTVHGWRVVPTVPDSLSDVSRANMPHFEQLFVSAKGSPLIGMALERMVYCLRRRAQHETGVFFASLSSRTLVYKGMLTTIQLEEIFPELHDPLMASALAVVHSRFSTNTFPAWELAHPYRLIAHNGEINTVKGNRNWMRAREALLASNVIPGDLERIFPICTPGASDSASFDEVVELLHLGGRSLPHAMLMMIPEAWENNTEMDQSRRDFYAFNSCLMEPWDGPACVVFTDGTQIGAVLDRNGLRPGRYWVTDDGLVVLASESGVLDIPAAKVVSKGRLQPGKMFLADLAEHRIISDEEVKGQLAAAAPYGEWLLAGRLQLNDLPDREHTVHSHASVTRRQQVFGYTQEELRMILGPMATAGAEPIGSMGTDSPIAALSDRPRLLFDYFSQLFAQVTNPPLDAIREELVTSLYNTIGPEWNLLDPGPASCRRVVLPFPVLDNDALTKIRHINKDGDLPGYATHVARGLYDVSGGAEALAAKLDDLCREVSAAIRDGARTIILSDRHSNAELAPIPSLLLTAAIHHHLVREKTRTQVGLVVEAGDVREVHHVSLLIGFGAAAVNPYLAIESAEDLARSGVYVNVEPEQAVKNVVKALGKGVLKVMSKMGVSTVASYTGAQIFEALGLSADVVDRYFTGTTSKLGGAGLAELAREVQARHLVAYPLDGIPLAHRTLDVGGEYQWRREGEPHLFDPETVFRLQHSTRAGRYDIFKQYTRHIDDSSERLMTLRGLLKFASDRTPVPIEEVEPVSEIVKRFSTGAMSYGSISQEAHENLAIAMNRLGGKSNTGEGGEDRDRLYDPTRRSAIKQVASGRFGVTSDYLTNADDIQIKMAQGAKPGEGGQLPGPKVYPWVASTRHSTPGVGLISPPPHHDIYSIEDLKQLIHDLKCANPSARVHVKLVAEVGVGTVAAGVSKAKADVVLISGHDGGTGAAPLTSLKHAGGPWELGLAETQQTLLLNGLRDRIVVQVDGQLKTGRDVVIGALLGAEEFGFATAPLVVSGCVMMRVCHLDTCPVGVATQNPELRARFSGKPEFVVNFFEFIAQEVREYLAQLGFRSIAEAVGHVEALETREAIGHWKAHGLDLRPILYKPEIAATEPLHCVTGQDHGLDLALDQELIAICRPALETGEAVRASVKIRNVNRTVGTILGHEVTKATEGKGLPDGTIDITFSGSAGQSFGAFLPAGITLRLEGDSNDYLGKGLSGGRLVIRPDRSSAFVAEDHIIAGNVIGYGATSGEIFIRGQVGERFCVRNSGATAVVEGLGDHGCEYMTGGVVVVLGQTGRNVAAGMSGGVGYFLDLDLARLNSELVDAVPMTQADQDLVKSLVIRHGEETESAVAARLLADWDGCVQRFVKVLPRDYARVLAAREVAEAEGLDDEATTKRMMEAAHG; encoded by the coding sequence ATGGTCGCCACGCTGACCGGCGAGCCCAGCCACACCATAGTCGAACAGGGCCTCGAGGCCCTTCGCAACCTGGACCACCGCGGTGCCACCGGAGCGGACGCGGCGACCGGTGACGGAGCCGGCATCCTGATGCAGATCCCGGACGCCTTCCTGCGTGCGCACGTCGACTTCGAGCTGCCCAAGGCAGGCAGCTATGCGGTAGGCACGGCGTTCCTGCCGACCGATCCGGATGCGGCCGCCAAGGCCAAGGCGACCATCGAGCAGATCGCCGACGAGGAGAACCTGACCGTGCACGGCTGGCGGGTGGTGCCCACCGTGCCGGACTCGCTGAGTGACGTGTCGCGGGCCAACATGCCGCACTTCGAGCAGCTCTTCGTCTCGGCCAAGGGCAGTCCGCTGATCGGCATGGCGCTGGAACGGATGGTCTACTGCCTGCGCCGCCGGGCTCAGCACGAGACCGGCGTGTTCTTCGCGTCCCTGTCGAGCCGCACGCTGGTCTACAAGGGCATGCTCACCACCATCCAGCTGGAGGAGATCTTCCCCGAGCTGCACGACCCGCTGATGGCCAGTGCCCTCGCGGTGGTCCACTCCCGCTTCTCCACCAACACCTTCCCCGCCTGGGAGCTGGCCCATCCGTACCGGCTGATCGCCCACAACGGTGAGATCAACACGGTCAAGGGCAACCGCAACTGGATGCGGGCCCGTGAGGCCCTGCTGGCCTCCAACGTCATCCCCGGCGACCTTGAGCGGATCTTCCCGATCTGCACCCCGGGCGCCTCGGACTCCGCATCCTTCGACGAGGTCGTCGAGCTGCTGCACCTCGGCGGCCGGTCGCTGCCGCACGCCATGCTGATGATGATCCCGGAGGCGTGGGAGAACAACACCGAGATGGACCAGTCCCGGCGTGACTTCTACGCCTTCAACTCCTGCCTGATGGAGCCCTGGGACGGTCCGGCCTGCGTCGTCTTCACCGACGGCACCCAGATCGGCGCGGTGCTGGACCGCAACGGCTTGCGCCCGGGCCGCTACTGGGTCACCGACGACGGCCTGGTGGTGCTCGCCTCCGAGTCGGGTGTGCTGGACATCCCGGCCGCCAAGGTGGTCTCGAAGGGCCGGCTGCAGCCGGGCAAGATGTTCCTGGCCGACCTGGCCGAGCACCGGATCATCTCCGACGAGGAGGTGAAGGGCCAGCTCGCCGCGGCGGCCCCGTACGGCGAATGGCTGCTGGCTGGTCGACTGCAGCTCAACGACCTGCCCGACCGCGAGCACACCGTGCACAGCCACGCCTCAGTGACCCGGCGCCAGCAGGTGTTCGGCTACACCCAGGAGGAGCTCCGGATGATCCTGGGGCCGATGGCGACGGCCGGTGCGGAGCCGATCGGCTCGATGGGCACCGACTCGCCGATCGCCGCCCTCAGCGACCGTCCCCGGCTGCTGTTCGACTACTTCTCGCAGCTGTTCGCCCAGGTCACCAACCCGCCGCTGGACGCCATCCGCGAGGAGCTGGTCACCTCCCTGTACAACACCATCGGCCCGGAGTGGAACCTGCTGGACCCCGGTCCGGCCTCCTGCCGCCGGGTGGTGCTGCCGTTCCCGGTGCTCGACAACGACGCCCTCACCAAGATCCGTCACATCAACAAGGATGGGGATCTGCCCGGCTACGCGACCCACGTCGCGCGCGGGCTGTACGACGTCAGCGGCGGAGCCGAGGCGCTGGCCGCCAAGCTCGACGACCTCTGCCGCGAGGTGTCGGCAGCGATCCGCGACGGTGCCCGGACCATCATCCTGTCCGACCGGCACTCCAACGCCGAGCTGGCCCCGATCCCGTCCCTGCTGCTGACAGCGGCGATCCACCACCACCTGGTACGGGAGAAGACCCGGACCCAGGTCGGCCTGGTGGTCGAGGCCGGTGACGTGCGTGAGGTGCACCATGTTTCGCTGCTGATCGGCTTCGGTGCCGCCGCGGTCAACCCCTACCTGGCGATCGAGTCCGCCGAGGACCTGGCCCGGTCCGGTGTCTACGTCAACGTCGAGCCGGAGCAGGCGGTCAAGAACGTCGTCAAGGCGCTCGGCAAGGGCGTGCTCAAGGTGATGAGCAAGATGGGCGTCTCGACCGTCGCCTCCTACACCGGCGCGCAGATCTTCGAGGCGCTGGGTCTGTCGGCCGACGTGGTCGACAGGTACTTCACCGGCACCACCAGCAAGCTCGGCGGCGCCGGGCTGGCCGAGCTGGCCCGTGAGGTGCAGGCCCGGCACCTGGTCGCGTATCCGCTGGACGGCATCCCGCTGGCGCACCGCACGCTCGATGTGGGCGGCGAGTACCAGTGGCGTCGCGAGGGCGAGCCGCACCTGTTCGACCCAGAGACCGTCTTCCGGCTGCAGCACTCCACCCGGGCCGGCCGCTACGACATCTTCAAGCAGTACACCAGGCACATCGACGACTCCTCGGAGCGGCTGATGACGCTGCGTGGTCTGCTGAAGTTCGCCTCCGACCGGACCCCGGTGCCGATCGAGGAGGTCGAGCCGGTGTCGGAGATCGTGAAGCGGTTCTCGACCGGTGCGATGAGCTATGGCTCGATCAGCCAGGAGGCGCACGAGAACCTGGCCATCGCCATGAACCGGCTCGGCGGCAAGTCCAACACCGGCGAGGGTGGCGAGGACCGGGACCGGCTCTACGACCCGACCCGGCGGAGCGCCATCAAGCAGGTCGCCAGCGGTCGGTTCGGGGTCACCTCCGACTACCTGACTAACGCCGACGACATCCAGATCAAGATGGCCCAGGGAGCCAAGCCCGGTGAGGGCGGCCAGCTTCCAGGACCGAAGGTGTACCCGTGGGTGGCCAGCACCCGGCACTCGACCCCGGGGGTCGGGCTGATCTCGCCGCCGCCGCACCACGACATCTACTCAATCGAGGACCTCAAGCAGCTGATCCACGACCTCAAGTGCGCCAACCCGTCCGCTCGGGTGCACGTCAAGCTGGTCGCCGAGGTCGGGGTCGGTACGGTCGCAGCCGGCGTCAGCAAGGCGAAGGCCGACGTGGTGCTGATCTCCGGCCATGACGGCGGCACCGGTGCTGCTCCGCTCACCTCGCTCAAGCATGCCGGCGGGCCGTGGGAGCTCGGCCTGGCCGAGACCCAGCAGACCCTACTGCTCAACGGCCTGCGGGACCGGATCGTGGTGCAGGTCGACGGCCAGCTCAAGACCGGCCGCGACGTCGTGATCGGCGCGCTGCTCGGTGCCGAGGAGTTCGGTTTCGCCACCGCCCCGCTGGTGGTGAGCGGCTGCGTGATGATGCGTGTCTGCCACCTCGACACCTGCCCGGTGGGCGTCGCCACCCAGAACCCCGAGCTGAGGGCCAGGTTCAGCGGCAAGCCGGAGTTCGTGGTCAACTTCTTCGAGTTCATCGCCCAGGAGGTGCGCGAGTACCTCGCCCAGCTGGGCTTCCGCTCGATCGCCGAGGCGGTCGGCCATGTCGAGGCGCTGGAGACCCGCGAGGCGATCGGGCACTGGAAGGCGCACGGGCTGGACCTGAGGCCGATCCTGTACAAGCCCGAGATCGCCGCGACCGAGCCGCTGCACTGCGTCACCGGTCAGGACCACGGTCTGGACCTGGCGCTGGACCAGGAGCTGATCGCCATCTGCCGGCCGGCTCTCGAGACGGGCGAGGCGGTCCGCGCGTCGGTGAAGATCCGGAACGTCAACCGGACGGTGGGCACCATCCTCGGCCACGAGGTGACCAAGGCGACCGAGGGCAAGGGGCTGCCGGACGGTACGATCGACATCACCTTCAGCGGATCGGCCGGGCAGAGCTTCGGCGCCTTCCTGCCGGCTGGGATCACGCTCCGGCTCGAGGGCGACAGCAACGACTACCTCGGCAAGGGCCTCTCCGGTGGTCGGCTGGTGATCCGCCCCGACCGGTCGTCGGCCTTCGTGGCCGAGGACCACATCATCGCCGGCAACGTGATCGGCTACGGTGCCACCTCCGGCGAGATCTTCATCCGTGGCCAGGTGGGCGAGCGGTTCTGCGTCCGCAACTCCGGCGCCACCGCCGTGGTCGAGGGGCTGGGTGACCACGGCTGCGAGTACATGACCGGCGGGGTCGTCGTGGTGCTCGGACAGACCGGGCGCAACGTTGCGGCCGGCATGTCCGGCGGGGTGGGCTACTTCCTCGACCTCGACCTGGCCCGCCTGAACTCGGAGCTGGTCGACGCGGTGCCGATGACCCAGGCCGACCAGGACCTGGTCAAGAGCCTGGTGATCCGGCACGGCGAGGAGACCGAGTCGGCGGTGGCCGCCCGGCTGCTGGCCGACTGGGACGGATGCGTCCAGCGGTTCGTGAAGGTGCTGCCCCGCGACTATGCCCGGGTGCTGGCTGCCCGGGAGGTCGCCGAGGCTGAAGGGCTCGATGACGAGGCCACCACCAAGAGGATGATGGAGGCCGCCCATGGCTGA
- the lgt gene encoding prolipoprotein diacylglyceryl transferase has product MTPLFIPSPPTGVWHLGGFPIRAYALCIIAGVIVGVVIATRRWVRRGGQPDTIEMVAVVAVPFGIIGARIYHVITDYQLYFGPGRDPIDALKVWNGGLGIWGGVAFGALGAYLVARHRGVRFPALADAMAPGIVVAQAIGRLGNWFNQELFGRPTTLPWGLRIDPQNRPDGFAQYETFHPTFLYELVWNLGVAGVLVWADRKFRLGHGKVFVLYIVLYTAGRFWVEALRIDKVNEIGGFRLNNYTSVAVFLLALAWLIWLVRTKPGREEIVEGVRSGSAASSGAATGPTEDLSLSKGGDESTESARAAAGPSERDGAGKSERDGVGEGERPPGTG; this is encoded by the coding sequence GTGACCCCGCTCTTCATCCCCAGCCCACCCACCGGCGTCTGGCACCTCGGCGGCTTCCCGATCCGGGCGTACGCCCTGTGCATCATCGCCGGGGTCATCGTCGGTGTGGTCATCGCGACCCGTCGCTGGGTGCGTCGAGGTGGCCAGCCCGACACGATCGAGATGGTGGCTGTGGTGGCCGTGCCGTTCGGCATCATCGGCGCCCGGATCTACCACGTCATCACCGACTACCAGCTCTACTTCGGACCCGGGCGGGACCCGATCGACGCACTGAAGGTCTGGAACGGCGGCCTCGGGATCTGGGGCGGGGTGGCCTTCGGCGCCCTGGGCGCCTACCTGGTCGCCCGGCACCGCGGAGTCCGTTTCCCCGCCCTGGCCGACGCGATGGCGCCCGGGATCGTCGTTGCCCAGGCCATCGGGCGCCTGGGGAACTGGTTCAACCAGGAGCTGTTCGGCCGGCCGACCACGCTGCCGTGGGGGCTGCGGATCGACCCGCAGAACCGTCCGGACGGCTTCGCGCAGTATGAGACGTTCCACCCCACCTTCCTGTACGAGCTGGTCTGGAACCTGGGCGTGGCCGGCGTGCTGGTCTGGGCCGACCGCAAGTTCCGGCTCGGGCACGGCAAGGTCTTCGTGCTCTACATCGTGCTGTACACCGCCGGCCGGTTCTGGGTCGAGGCGCTGCGGATCGACAAGGTGAACGAGATCGGCGGCTTCCGGCTGAACAACTACACCTCGGTTGCGGTGTTCCTGCTGGCGCTGGCCTGGTTGATCTGGCTGGTCAGGACCAAGCCGGGTCGCGAGGAGATCGTCGAGGGCGTCCGGTCAGGTTCCGCCGCCAGCAGCGGGGCGGCTACCGGCCCGACCGAAGACCTGAGCCTGTCGAAGGGCGGCGACGAGTCCACCGAGAGCGCCCGGGCCGCAGCCGGGCCGAGCGAGCGGGACGGTGCGGGAAAGAGCGAGCGGGACGGCGTGGGGGAGGGCGAGCGGCCGCCCGGGACCGGCTGA